CCCCCTTAGGGGTACGGGGATTGCCGTCCCGTAGCCCAGCTGGCCGCCGGCTTCGCTCCGCGCGCTTCGGTAGAGCCGCTTTAGCGGGCGGGGCTCGAAGGTGAGCTAGGACCATTCAGCCGGGCTCGAGAGTTAGGTACACCGGCCTTCTCCTACCTCTCGATAGGCTGGCCTGAGTGGGGTTATGGAACTCATGACGGCTAGCAGCCTGGCGCCGTGGCTCCCCGAGCCTTGATTGCTTCGAGGAGCCCCTGCCTCATGCGCCTGCACTTGAACAGCGCCGGCGAGGTAGAGGGCTACGAGCCCCCGGCCGCCCCTCCAGACCACGCTCTTAATCGTGTCTAGGATTGCAGCCCCTCCCTGGGGCGGCGATCCTACCCTCGCCCTCCAGCTTGACCCTGCGGGCGCCGAGGGGGGGATGGAAGCCTCTCGTGTCCATCGCGTCTCGACCCCCTCGGCGCTCACTGGGAAGGTGGTGTAGTCGATGTAGCTGGTGTCTACGCTCCTCGTCCGCTGCTAGCCACTCACGGCCCCACTCCTCGCCGGGGGTGCTGCTGGCTCGATCTGGCGTCGTGCCTCCTGCCCGGCTCTCCTCAGCGCTTTGCCCCGGCTGCAGGGTCCGCGGGCTGTGGTTGTGGTGGGGAGTTAGCGTTAAAAGATATCTTTTGGATGATTTCTCGCGGCTGGATGTCTGCGCTACCGCTCTCTGAAGAGGAGAGGAGGATCTACGAGAGGATTGAGAGGGGCGGTGTCGAGGGCGTCGCGAAGAGCGAGGTCGTCAAAGGCAAGAGGAAGGAGGAGATCCTGGAGAGGTTGATCAATCGCGGGCTTGTTGTCGCGGAGAGGGTGGGTAGGGGGGTGCGCCTTTGGACAAGGGAGAACTACGAGAAGCGCAGGGGCGCTGCCCCTAGGGTCGACATCACGACGGTCTACGAGGAGGTTCTGCGCATCAGGGAGGCGGTGAAGGACCTTGCGGTCATCAGGGATGCCGTCATCGCGTTGACTCAGAAGGTGGACGAGCTGCTAGCCCTGAGCCGGGGCCGAGCCAGTCGAGTGACACTCGAGGAGTTCAAGCGGGAGCTTGACCGCGCGATAGGTGAGGTGGCCTCCCCGACCGGTTGGGCTGAGATGGCTGAGGTCAGGCGGGTGGTCTGCGCCCGGCTCGGCATCTCGCGCGACGAGTTCTACGAGCGCGTGACGGAGTTGATCGAAGCTTCGCCGGGTCGATACGAGCTTTCCCCCGGCGGCGGCGAGGGCGTCGTGCTTGGGGGCAAGCTGTACGGGCTGATCAGGAGGAGGTAGGGATGAGTGGATACCCGTATGGTCTCCGCGTGAACCCCTTCTTCCACGCCCCTGTCCCCAGCCCTGAGGTCGCGAAAGCCCTTGGAGGCCGTAGCTGGTTGGAGGCCAGGGAGAGGATACTGCAGTGCGTTAAGGAGATGAAGGAGGGGCTTAGCAGGGGCCAGGAGGGTTTCTCCGTTATTACGGTGGTGGGGCAGCCGGGTACCGGTAAGACCCATCTTTGCCTACACCTCAGGGCGCTGGCTAAGGAGGTAGGCTTCGAGTGCGCCTACGTCGACCTCACGAAAGTCGAAAGGAAGGACTTGAGGAGCATTTACAGGGGGATGCTGGACGACCTGAGGAAGACCAGGTTTTTTGAGAGGCTGAAGCAGGGCCTCATTCAGCGCCTGGTGGAAATGGCGGAAAAGGGGGATAGGAGGGCTGAGAGGGCCCTCCTCCCGAGCCTCCTCGACCGGATCCTGAGGAGGAGGCCCAGGGAGCTAATATCGAAGAGGGGGAGGTTAGACGCCCAGCTCGCCTCAGAGGTGCTGGAGCCCTGGGATCCCGAGCGGCGGGAGGGGGTCTTCAGGCTGCTGCTTGGTGACGTGGGTTGGTTCTACGGGCCTGAGGAACTCGAGGGGGTTTTGAGGAGGTTGAAGATCGTCACTTCGTTCTCCTGCACCTACCTGGGGAGGCCGGTTCTGTTGGAGGTTGACGAGGTGGACGCGAGCCGGCCTCTACTCGACGGCTTGAAGGCGCTGATAAACGACAGGCCCCCGGGGCTCCTGCTGATGGTCACGCTTCTCCCCTCAGTGGACATCCAGATCGGGAAGGAGGATCCCGCTCTCGCGGATCGGCTCCGCAGGGCCACCTTCCTCTGCGAGCTGTCGCAGCCGAGGGATCCGGAGGAGATGTGGGACATCATCAGAGCCTACCTGAGGTTTTTCGGGGCTAGGATGGCGGTGGAGGATGAGTCGATGCTCGGAGACTTCGTCAGGTTCCTCTACGCCGATTTCGGCGTCCGCGAGATAAGGGATGCCCTGGCCATCATGCGGGAGGCCTTTGAGCGCGCCAGAGGGGCCGAGAGGATCGGTGAGGAGGCTCTGAGCGAAGCGGTCAGGACAGTTCGACCCGCGGCCTCGCTGAGCGACAGCATCATGCGCATGACCCTGTACGACTACCACAGGATCCTCCGCACCAGGATGCGGACGCCGGAGGAGACTTCATCCAACCTTGCGGAGGCCCTAAGGAGCCTGGGGGCGTTCCTTGTCGAGACG
The sequence above is drawn from the Thermofilaceae archaeon genome and encodes:
- a CDS encoding ATP-binding protein, whose protein sequence is MSGYPYGLRVNPFFHAPVPSPEVAKALGGRSWLEARERILQCVKEMKEGLSRGQEGFSVITVVGQPGTGKTHLCLHLRALAKEVGFECAYVDLTKVERKDLRSIYRGMLDDLRKTRFFERLKQGLIQRLVEMAEKGDRRAERALLPSLLDRILRRRPRELISKRGRLDAQLASEVLEPWDPERREGVFRLLLGDVGWFYGPEELEGVLRRLKIVTSFSCTYLGRPVLLEVDEVDASRPLLDGLKALINDRPPGLLLMVTLLPSVDIQIGKEDPALADRLRRATFLCELSQPRDPEEMWDIIRAYLRFFGARMAVEDESMLGDFVRFLYADFGVREIRDALAIMREAFERARGAERIGEEALSEAVRTVRPAASLSDSIMRMTLYDYHRILRTRMRTPEETSSNLAEALRSLGAFLVETGRLAYCHPKARRIETPGGARQFRSVDVYWEDKAGRVIVLDVKITGSGYLTKQMIENVIDIANHSRVHEAVVVSNAVCSLDIRPPKLRAVKLSERRIADFIYFSEKYAARSLTPDQMSRAIELVRELGIELA